The Xiphophorus couchianus chromosome 14, X_couchianus-1.0, whole genome shotgun sequence genome includes a region encoding these proteins:
- the LOC114157869 gene encoding putative uncharacterized protein DDB_G0275629 gives VATSTTTVVPTTSATPTTTTTTATPTTTTASPTTTTASPT, from the exons gttgctacATCCACAACAACAGTCGTTCCGACAACAtcagcaactccaaccacaaccaca accacagctactccaaccacaaccacagcttctccaaccacaaccacagcttctccaacc